One window of the Felis catus isolate Fca126 chromosome E3, F.catus_Fca126_mat1.0, whole genome shotgun sequence genome contains the following:
- the ZNF768 gene encoding zinc finger protein 768, with product MEREASPWGLEPGDVQSPDELGSPEGSLKGNVSENEEEEMSQQEGTGDYEVEEIPFGLEPQSPGFEPQSPEFEPQSPRFEPESPGFESRSPGCVPPSPEFAPRSPESDSQSPEFEPQSPRYEPQSPGYEPRSPGYEPRSPGYEPKSPGYEPQSPGYAPQSPGYEPQNPEFKTQSPEFEAQSSKFQEGAEMLLNPEEKNPLSIPLGVHPLDSFTQGFGEQPTGALPLGPPFEMPTGALLATPQFEMLQNPLGLTGTLRGPGRRGGRARGGQGPRPNICGICGKSFGRGSTLIQHQRIHTGEKPYKCEVCSKAFSQSSDLIKHQRTHTGERPYKCPRCGKAFADSSYLLRHQRTHSGQKPYKCPHCGKAFGDSSYLLRHQRTHSHERPYSCPECGKCYSQNSSLRSHQRVHTGQRPFSCGICGKSFSQRSALIPHARSHAREKPFKCPECGKRFGQSSVLAIHARTHLPGRTYSCPDCGKTFNRSSTLIQHQRSHTGERPYRCAVCGKGFCRSSTLLQHHRVHSGERPYKCDDCGKAFSQSSDLIRHQRTHAAGRR from the exons ATGGAACGGGAGGCGTCGCCGTGGGGCCTCGAGCCCGGGGATGTGCAAAGTCCTGATGAACTGGGGAGCCCTGAAGGGTCCCTCAAAG GCAACGTGAGTgagaatgaggaagaagaaatgtctCAACAAGAAGGCACTGGGGACTATGAGGTCGAAGAGATACCCTTTGGGCTTGAGCCTCAGAGCCCTGGGTTTGAGCCACAGAgccccgagtttgagccccaaagcCCCAGGTTTGAGCCTGAAAGCCCAGGTTTTGAGTCCCGAAGCCCTGGGTGTGTGCCCCCAAGCCCTGAATTTGCACCCAGAAGCCCTGAATCAGATTCTCAGagccctgagtttgagccccaaagcCCTAGGTATGAGCCCCAAAGCCCTGGGTATGAACCCCGGAGCCCTGGATATGAACCCCGGAGCCCTGGGTATGAACCCAAGAGCCCTGGATATGAACCCCAGAGTCCTGGATATGCACCCCAGAGCCCAGGATATGAGCCCCAGAATCCTGAGTTCAAAACCCAAAGCCCTGAATTTGAAGCTCAAAGTTCCAAATTTCAGGAAGGTGCAGAGATGCTTCTGAATCCGGAGGAAAAGAATCCCTTGAGCATCCCCTTGGGAGTCCATCCCTTGGACTCCTTCACCCAGGGGTTTGGGGAGCAGCCCACAGGGGCCCTGCCCCTAGGGCCACCTTTTGAGATGCCCACAGGGGCCCTACTGGCTACACCCCAGTTTGAGATGCTCCAGAATCCCCTGGGCCTAACCGGGACCCTTCGGGGGCCAGGCCGGCGGGGTGGCCGGgccaggggtgggcagggccctCGGCCTAACATCTGTGGTATCTGTGGGAAGAGCTTTGGGCGGGGCTCCACCCTGATCCAGCACCAGCGCATCCATACGGGTGAGAAGCCCTATAAATGTGAGGTCTGTAGCAAGGCCTTCTCCCAGAGCTCTGACCTCATCAAACACCAGCGCACCCACACGGGCGAGCGGCCCTACAAGTGTCCCCGTTGCGGCAAGGCCTTCGCTGACAGCTCTTACCTGCTTCGCCACCAGCGCACCCACTCTGGTCAGAAGCCCTACAAGTGCCCGCACTGTGGCAAGGCCTTCGGTGACAGCTCCTACCTCCTGCGGCACCAGCGCACCCACAGCCACGAGCGGCCCTACAGCTGCCCCGAGTGCGGCAAGTGCTACAGCCAGAACTCTTCCCTGCGCAGTCACCAGAGGGTGCACACCGGGCAAAGGCCCTTCAGCTGTGGCATCTGTGGCAAGAGCTTCTCGCAGCGCTCGGCGCTTATCCCCCACGCCCGCAGCCACGCTCGTGAGAAGCCCTTCAAGTGCCCTGAGTGCGGCAAGCGCTTCGGCcagagctctgtgctggccatCCATGCCCGCACCCACCTTCCAGGCCGCACCTACAGCTGCCCCGACTGCGGCAAGACCTTCAACCGCTCCTCCACGCTGATTCAGCACCAGCGCTCCCACACGGGCGAGCGGCCCTACAGGTGCGCCGTGTGCGGCAAGGGCTTCTGCCGCTCTTCCACGCTGCTGCAGCATCACCGGGTCCACAGCGGGGAGCGGCCCTACAAGTGCGATGACTGTGGAAAGGCCTTCTCGCAGAGCTCCGACCTCATCCGCCACCAGCGGACCCACGCAGCTGGCCGCCGCTGA